A genomic window from Salvia splendens isolate huo1 chromosome 11, SspV2, whole genome shotgun sequence includes:
- the LOC121753887 gene encoding 40S ribosomal protein S11-like, which translates to MAEQTEKAFLKQPKVFLCSKKSGKGKAPGKGGNRYFKSIGLGFKTPREASEGTYIDKKCPFTGNVSIRGRILAGTCHSAKMMRTIIVRRNYLHWVKKYQRYEKRHSNIPAHISPCFRVKEGDHVTIGQCRPLSKTVRFNVLKVIPAGSSGLGKKAFTAM; encoded by the exons ATGGCGGAACAG ACCGAGAAGGCTTTTTTGAAGCAGCCCAAGGTGTTTCTATG CTCTAAGAAGTCAGGGAAGGGTAAGGCCCCAGGAAAGGGAGGTAACCGCTACTTTAAGAGCATTGGACTCGGATTCAAAACCCCACGCGAGGCTTCTGAAG GAACATACATTGACAAGAAGTGCCCTTTCACTGGTAATGTATCCATCAGAGGGCGTATCCTTGCTGGAACTTGCCACAGCGCAAAGATGATGAGGACTATCATCGTTAGACGTAACTACCTCCACTGGGTGAAGAAGTACCAACG ATATGAGAAGAGGCACTCCAACATACCAGCTCACATTTCCCCATGCTTTCGTGTTAAGGAAGGCGACCATGTCACCATTGGTCAATGCAG GCCATTGTCCAAAACTGTGAGGTTCAATGTTCTTAAGGTGATTCCAGCTGGTTCTTCTGGTCTTGGGAAGAAGGCCTTCACAGCGATGTGA